The following proteins are co-located in the Frigidibacter mobilis genome:
- the kduD gene encoding 2-dehydro-3-deoxy-D-gluconate 5-dehydrogenase KduD: MNAFSLEGRTALVTGANTGIGQAIAVALAGAGADVIASGRRDCDETLALMGSGRSLMLDFADPMAARDVFAAERIDILVNNAGIITRGDAVDFTEADWDAVLDVNLKALFFTCQAFARAALPRGMGKIINIASMLSFQGGIRVASYTAAKHGVAGITKLLANEWAAKGLNTNAIAPGYIETNNTAILRADPVRNGAILDRIPAGRWGRPEDIGQTAVFLAAPASDYINGAVLNVDGGWLAR, from the coding sequence GTGAACGCATTTTCGCTTGAAGGCCGCACGGCGCTGGTCACCGGCGCCAATACCGGGATCGGACAGGCCATTGCCGTTGCGCTGGCCGGGGCCGGGGCCGATGTCATCGCCAGCGGCCGCCGCGATTGCGACGAGACGCTGGCCCTGATGGGGTCGGGACGGTCGCTGATGCTGGATTTCGCCGACCCGATGGCGGCGCGTGACGTGTTCGCGGCTGAACGCATCGACATCCTGGTCAACAACGCCGGCATTATCACCCGGGGCGATGCGGTGGATTTCACCGAGGCCGACTGGGACGCGGTACTGGATGTGAACCTGAAGGCGCTGTTCTTCACCTGTCAGGCCTTTGCCAGGGCGGCGCTGCCCCGTGGCATGGGCAAGATCATCAACATCGCCTCGATGCTGTCCTTCCAGGGCGGGATCCGCGTCGCCTCGTACACCGCGGCCAAGCATGGCGTGGCGGGGATCACCAAGCTGCTGGCGAATGAATGGGCGGCCAAGGGGCTGAACACCAACGCCATCGCGCCGGGTTATATCGAGACCAACAACACCGCGATTCTGCGGGCCGATCCGGTGCGCAACGGCGCGATCCTCGACCGGATTCCCGCCGGCCGCTGGGGCCGTCCCGAAGACATCGGCCAGACCGCCGTGTTCCTGGCTGCGCCCGCCTCGGACTACATCAACGGCGCGGTACTGAACGTCGATGGAGGCTGGCTTGCCCGCTAG
- the kduI gene encoding 5-dehydro-4-deoxy-D-glucuronate isomerase, which translates to MTHVATRHAIHPEHARAMDTATLRRHFLAEGMFAEGELRLVYTHYDRFVVGGAVPAGGALTLDQIAETRTPSFLDRREMGIVNIGAAGRVEAAGQGWDMAPGDVLYLGMGAGAVTFSGQGRFYITSAPAHRALPCRLVTVGEAKEVKMGAVETSNKRTIKQFIHPLVMESCQLVLGYTTLEDGSVWNTIPSHVHDRRMEAYLYHGMSPEARVLHLMGEPQETRHLFVANEQAVLSPPWSIHSGAGIGSYTFIWAMAGDNVDYTDMDFIQPGDLL; encoded by the coding sequence ATGACCCATGTCGCAACGCGCCACGCGATTCACCCCGAACACGCCAGGGCGATGGATACTGCCACACTGCGCCGGCATTTCCTGGCCGAAGGGATGTTCGCAGAGGGTGAGCTCCGGCTGGTCTACACCCATTACGACCGCTTCGTCGTCGGCGGCGCGGTGCCGGCGGGCGGGGCGCTGACCCTCGACCAGATCGCCGAAACCAGGACCCCCAGCTTCCTTGACCGCCGCGAAATGGGCATCGTCAATATCGGCGCCGCAGGCCGGGTCGAGGCGGCGGGGCAGGGCTGGGACATGGCGCCGGGCGATGTGCTCTACCTGGGCATGGGCGCTGGCGCGGTGACGTTTTCGGGGCAGGGGCGGTTCTATATCACCTCGGCGCCGGCGCATCGCGCGCTTCCCTGCCGCCTGGTGACGGTGGGCGAGGCCAAGGAAGTGAAGATGGGCGCCGTCGAAACCTCTAACAAGCGCACCATCAAGCAGTTCATCCACCCGCTGGTCATGGAAAGCTGCCAGCTGGTCCTGGGCTATACCACGCTGGAGGACGGCTCGGTCTGGAACACCATTCCCAGCCATGTCCATGACCGGCGGATGGAGGCCTATCTCTACCACGGCATGTCGCCCGAGGCGCGCGTACTGCACCTGATGGGAGAGCCGCAGGAGACGCGCCACCTGTTCGTGGCGAATGAGCAGGCGGTGCTGTCGCCGCCGTGGTCGATCCATTCGGGCGCGGGGATTGGCAGCTATACCTTCATCTGGGCGATGGCGGGCGACAACGTCGATTACACCGACATGGACTTCATCCAACCGGGAGATCTGCTGTGA
- a CDS encoding TRAP transporter large permease has translation MEMWILFGSFVALLLIGTPVAFCLGAASFLTVLYLGLPPVVVFQRLNSGISVFALMAIPFFIFAGDLMVRGDIARRLVALAGAMVGHMRGGLGQVNIMASLMFGGVSGSAAADASAVGGLMVPQMKARGYDVDYAVNITVVSSIIALMIPPSHNMIIYSIAAGGRLSIADLFTAGIIPGLLLALMLMAAAWWVARKKGYPTEPFPGLRMLGALFVSALPGLILIGIIFGGVRSGVFTASESSNVAVVYALLITALVYRSLPWSEFVEATKGAVRTTAMVLLVIGCAACFGWLLAYLRVPTQLVEALQSVSNNPIVILLLMNIILLILGTFMDMSPLIVITTPIFLPVATAFGVDPVHFGVILILNLGIGLCTPPVGAVLFVGCAVGRITIWQAMRTIWPFYGAAFATLMLVTYVPALSLWLPSVFR, from the coding sequence ATGGAAATGTGGATCCTGTTCGGCAGCTTTGTCGCGCTGCTGCTGATCGGCACGCCGGTCGCCTTCTGCCTGGGCGCGGCCAGCTTCCTGACCGTGCTCTACCTGGGCCTGCCGCCGGTGGTGGTGTTCCAGCGCCTGAACAGCGGGATTTCGGTCTTCGCGCTGATGGCGATCCCGTTCTTCATCTTCGCGGGCGACCTGATGGTGCGTGGCGACATTGCCCGCCGCCTCGTGGCGCTGGCCGGCGCGATGGTCGGCCATATGCGCGGCGGGCTGGGGCAGGTCAACATCATGGCCAGCCTGATGTTCGGCGGCGTGTCGGGCTCGGCTGCGGCCGATGCCAGCGCGGTGGGCGGGCTGATGGTTCCGCAGATGAAGGCACGCGGATACGACGTTGATTATGCAGTGAATATCACGGTTGTCAGTTCCATCATCGCGCTGATGATCCCGCCCAGCCACAACATGATAATCTACTCCATCGCCGCCGGGGGGCGCCTGTCCATCGCCGACCTGTTCACCGCCGGCATCATTCCCGGCCTGCTGCTGGCGCTGATGCTGATGGCCGCCGCCTGGTGGGTCGCCCGCAAGAAGGGCTACCCGACCGAGCCCTTTCCCGGCCTCCGGATGCTGGGCGCGCTGTTTGTCTCGGCGCTGCCGGGGCTGATCCTGATCGGCATCATCTTCGGCGGCGTGCGCTCGGGCGTGTTCACCGCGTCGGAAAGCAGCAATGTCGCCGTTGTCTATGCGCTGCTGATTACCGCGCTGGTCTATCGCAGCCTGCCCTGGTCCGAGTTTGTCGAGGCGACCAAGGGCGCCGTGCGCACCACGGCGATGGTGCTGCTGGTGATCGGCTGCGCGGCCTGTTTCGGCTGGCTGCTGGCCTATCTGCGGGTGCCGACGCAACTGGTCGAGGCGCTGCAGAGCGTGTCGAACAACCCGATCGTGATCTTGCTGCTGATGAACATCATCCTGTTGATCCTTGGCACCTTCATGGACATGTCGCCGCTGATCGTCATCACCACGCCGATCTTCCTGCCCGTCGCCACCGCCTTCGGCGTCGATCCGGTGCATTTCGGGGTGATCCTGATCCTGAACCTGGGCATCGGCCTGTGTACCCCGCCCGTAGGCGCCGTGCTGTTCGTGGGCTGCGCTGTGGGTCGTATCACCATATGGCAGGCGATGCGCACGATCTGGCCCTTCTATGGTGCCGCCTTTGCCACGCTGATGCTGGTCACCTATGTGCCGGCGCTGTCGCTGTGGCTGCCTTCCGTCTTCCGCTGA
- a CDS encoding TRAP transporter small permease has protein sequence MRDGLIRFASFTGAVARAGLWLAGIGLVLMTAFVFAQVFYRYVIGSSLFWAEPAAVMLMGWFIFLGAAVGVKEGYHLSFDVGLMVVPERWRPWFHTLSDLVVTVFGFGMAWYGWQLAARASSGVVPGLGISRLWDFAPVIGGGLLLMLFSLERILRRAAGLRTLRFGDTDDAADGEIDGVADGIPAAAVLHGEAPRARKGD, from the coding sequence ATGCGCGACGGACTGATCAGATTTGCCAGTTTCACCGGCGCGGTGGCGCGGGCGGGGCTGTGGCTGGCGGGGATCGGGCTGGTCCTGATGACCGCCTTCGTCTTCGCGCAGGTCTTCTATCGCTACGTGATCGGGTCCAGCCTGTTCTGGGCCGAGCCGGCTGCCGTCATGCTGATGGGCTGGTTCATCTTTCTGGGCGCCGCCGTGGGCGTGAAGGAAGGCTACCACCTGTCCTTCGACGTAGGCCTCATGGTCGTGCCCGAGCGCTGGCGCCCCTGGTTCCACACGCTGTCCGACCTGGTGGTGACCGTGTTCGGCTTCGGGATGGCCTGGTATGGCTGGCAACTGGCCGCGCGCGCCTCCAGCGGGGTGGTGCCGGGGCTTGGCATCTCGCGGCTGTGGGATTTTGCGCCGGTGATCGGCGGAGGGCTGCTGCTGATGCTATTTTCGCTCGAGCGCATCCTGCGCCGTGCTGCGGGGCTTCGGACGCTGCGCTTTGGTGACACCGATGACGCGGCCGATGGCGAAATTGACGGGGTGGCGGACGGCATTCCCGCCGCAGCCGTTCTGCACGGCGAGGCGCCTCGCGCCCGCAAGGGGGACTGA
- the uxaC gene encoding glucuronate isomerase, translated as MALLDEDRLFPTDGRSRDLARELYLGIKDLPILSPHGHTDPRWFAEDQAFPDPAQLIVTPDHYVFRMLCSQGVSLADLGVPRVDGGWTEADGRKIWRLFAQHYHLLRGTPSRLWLDHSFQHVFGIDRRLSADTADWYYDHIAECLARPDYRPRALFERFGIEAIATTEAATDDLRWHGMIRESGWQGRVITAYRPDAVVDPEIAGFAGNVALMGQQTGFDTATWAGYLDAHRARRAFFIAHGATSSDHGHPNARTEDLAQADAAALFAKALRGACTAEEADAFRGQMLTEMARMSLEDGLVLQIHPGSRRNHSDEVMAMFGRDKGFDIPGRTDYVTALRPLLNAVGMRADLTVILFTLDETSYARELAPLAGVYPCLRLGPPWWFHDSAEGMRRFREMTTETAGFYNTVGFNDDTRAFCSIPARHDVARRVDCSWLATLVATGRLAEDEAPELAQELTYGLAKRAYKL; from the coding sequence ATGGCATTGCTGGATGAAGATCGCCTGTTCCCGACCGACGGGCGCAGCCGCGATCTTGCCCGGGAGCTTTATCTGGGCATCAAGGATCTGCCGATCCTCAGCCCGCATGGCCATACAGACCCGCGCTGGTTTGCCGAAGATCAGGCTTTCCCCGATCCGGCGCAGCTGATCGTGACGCCCGACCACTATGTTTTCCGCATGTTGTGCTCGCAGGGGGTGTCCCTGGCCGATCTGGGCGTGCCCCGCGTCGATGGCGGATGGACCGAGGCGGACGGGCGCAAGATCTGGCGACTGTTTGCGCAGCACTATCACCTGCTTCGCGGCACGCCCTCGCGCCTGTGGCTGGATCACAGCTTCCAGCATGTGTTCGGCATCGACCGCCGGCTGTCGGCGGACACCGCGGACTGGTATTACGACCATATTGCCGAATGCCTTGCCCGCCCCGACTATCGCCCCCGCGCGCTGTTCGAGCGCTTCGGCATCGAGGCGATTGCCACCACCGAAGCCGCGACCGACGATCTGCGCTGGCACGGGATGATCCGTGAGTCCGGCTGGCAGGGCCGTGTCATCACCGCCTATCGCCCCGATGCCGTGGTCGATCCCGAGATCGCGGGATTTGCGGGCAATGTCGCGCTGATGGGCCAGCAGACCGGCTTCGATACCGCGACCTGGGCCGGCTACCTGGATGCCCATCGCGCAAGGCGGGCCTTCTTCATCGCCCACGGCGCCACCTCCAGCGACCACGGCCACCCCAATGCCCGCACCGAGGACCTGGCCCAGGCCGATGCCGCCGCGCTGTTCGCCAAGGCCCTGCGCGGGGCCTGCACGGCGGAGGAGGCCGACGCCTTCCGCGGCCAGATGCTGACGGAAATGGCGCGGATGAGCCTGGAGGACGGGCTGGTGCTGCAGATCCACCCCGGCTCGCGCCGCAACCATTCCGATGAGGTCATGGCGATGTTCGGCCGCGACAAGGGCTTCGATATCCCCGGCCGCACCGATTACGTCACCGCGCTGCGCCCGCTGCTCAACGCGGTGGGGATGCGCGCCGACCTGACCGTGATCCTCTTCACGCTGGATGAGACATCCTATGCGCGGGAACTGGCGCCGCTGGCCGGGGTCTATCCCTGCCTGCGCCTTGGCCCGCCCTGGTGGTTCCATGACAGTGCCGAGGGAATGCGCCGCTTCCGCGAGATGACGACGGAAACGGCAGGCTTTTACAACACCGTGGGCTTCAACGACGACACCCGCGCGTTCTGTTCGATCCCGGCGCGCCATGATGTTGCGCGGCGGGTCGACTGTTCCTGGCTGGCGACCCTGGTCGCCACGGGGCGCCTTGCGGAGGACGAGGCCCCCGAGCTGGCGCAGGAGCTGACCTATGGCCTCGCCAAACGGGCCTACAAACTTTGA
- a CDS encoding GntR family transcriptional regulator: MTGQRGDDMQDLASLPPMEDLRPRSVTDQIFEALYSQVVNLTLPPGAKLSEAEVAAQMGVSRQPVRDAFYRLSQQGFIQIRPQRATTVTPISTEAVMQAYFIRSALEQATMRVAALQLQPADWDGLERLIDLQEGASQADNRGEFHALDDQFHHDICKASGKEFVWNLVRDNKGHMDRARFLSLSYGASTAYIEHRRILAALRARDPEAAVEAVRDHLSHIEHILERLRTDRPGIIG; encoded by the coding sequence ATGACAGGTCAACGAGGTGACGACATGCAGGATCTGGCCAGTCTGCCTCCGATGGAGGATCTGCGACCGCGATCCGTGACCGACCAGATCTTCGAAGCGCTGTATTCACAGGTGGTGAACCTGACGCTGCCGCCAGGCGCCAAGCTGTCCGAGGCCGAGGTCGCCGCGCAGATGGGCGTATCGCGCCAGCCGGTGCGCGATGCCTTCTATCGCTTGTCGCAGCAGGGCTTCATCCAGATCCGGCCGCAGCGGGCGACAACCGTCACGCCCATTTCGACAGAGGCGGTGATGCAGGCCTATTTCATCCGGTCTGCGCTGGAGCAGGCGACGATGCGCGTGGCCGCCCTGCAGCTGCAGCCCGCCGACTGGGATGGCCTCGAACGCCTGATCGACCTGCAGGAGGGGGCGAGCCAGGCCGACAACCGGGGCGAGTTCCATGCACTGGACGACCAGTTCCACCACGATATCTGCAAGGCGTCAGGCAAGGAATTTGTCTGGAACCTGGTACGCGACAACAAGGGCCATATGGACCGGGCGCGGTTTCTGTCGCTGTCCTACGGCGCCTCGACAGCCTATATCGAGCATCGGCGGATTCTGGCAGCCCTGCGCGCCCGCGACCCGGAAGCCGCCGTCGAGGCGGTGCGCGACCATCTCAGCCATATCGAGCACATCCTGGAACGGCTTCGCACCGACCGGCCGGGGATCATCGGCTGA
- a CDS encoding IlvD/Edd family dehydratase, producing MADTPQRRLRSQDWFDNPDHLDMTALYLERFMNYGITPEELRSGKPVIGIAQSGSDLTPCNRVHMELVTRVRDGIRDAGGIPIVFPTHPIFENCKRPTAALDRNLAYLGLVEVLFGYPLDGVVLTTGCDKTTPSALMAASTVDIPAIVLSGGPMLDGWHDGDLVGSGTVIWRMRRKYAAGEIDREEFLQAALESAPSVGHCNTMGTASTMNALAEALGMSLTGCGAIPAPYRERGQMAYRTGRRAVEIVWEDLKPSDILTREAFLNAIRVNSAIGGSTNAQPHLAAMAKHAGVDLKPEDWQLHGLDIPLLANVQPAGAYLGERYHRAGGTPAVMWELLQAGLIEPSCRTVTGQSMGENLEGREATDREVILPFAQPLRERAGFLVLGGNLFDFAIMKLSVVSDEFRDRYLREPGNEGVFEGKAVVFDGSEDYHKRINDPDLGIDERTILVIRGAGPVGWPGSAEVVNMQPPDALLKRGIQSLPTIGDGRQSGTADSPSILNASPESAVGGGLSLLRSGDVIRLDLNRGRCDMLVDEAEIARRRGEPAPPVPADATPWQRLYRQTVTQLSDGAIIEGADDFRGIARTLPRHNH from the coding sequence ATGGCCGATACCCCCCAACGCCGTCTGCGCTCGCAGGACTGGTTCGACAATCCCGACCATCTCGACATGACTGCGCTGTATCTCGAACGCTTCATGAACTACGGCATCACGCCCGAGGAATTGCGGTCCGGCAAGCCGGTGATCGGCATCGCGCAAAGCGGCAGCGACCTGACGCCCTGCAACCGGGTGCATATGGAACTGGTGACGCGGGTTCGTGACGGGATCCGCGATGCGGGCGGGATTCCGATCGTGTTCCCGACCCATCCGATCTTTGAAAACTGCAAGCGGCCCACCGCCGCGCTGGACCGCAACCTGGCCTATCTGGGGCTGGTGGAGGTGCTCTTCGGCTACCCGCTGGACGGGGTCGTGCTGACCACAGGCTGCGACAAGACCACACCATCCGCCCTGATGGCGGCCTCGACCGTGGATATCCCGGCCATCGTGCTGTCGGGCGGGCCGATGCTGGATGGCTGGCATGATGGTGATCTGGTCGGCTCCGGCACCGTGATCTGGCGGATGCGGCGCAAATATGCGGCAGGCGAGATCGACCGCGAGGAGTTCTTGCAGGCGGCGCTGGAATCCGCACCCTCGGTCGGCCATTGCAACACGATGGGCACGGCGTCCACCATGAATGCGCTGGCCGAGGCGCTTGGCATGTCGCTGACCGGCTGCGGCGCGATCCCGGCGCCCTACCGCGAGCGGGGGCAGATGGCCTATCGCACCGGGCGCCGCGCGGTGGAGATCGTGTGGGAGGACCTCAAGCCTTCCGACATCCTGACGCGCGAAGCGTTCCTGAACGCCATCCGCGTCAATTCGGCCATCGGCGGGTCCACCAATGCGCAGCCGCATCTGGCGGCGATGGCGAAACATGCGGGTGTGGATCTGAAGCCCGAGGACTGGCAGCTGCACGGCCTCGACATTCCGCTGCTGGCAAATGTGCAGCCGGCAGGCGCCTATCTGGGGGAGCGCTATCACCGCGCCGGCGGCACTCCCGCGGTGATGTGGGAACTGCTGCAGGCGGGGCTGATCGAACCCTCCTGCCGCACCGTGACCGGGCAGAGCATGGGCGAGAACCTTGAGGGGCGCGAGGCAACGGACCGCGAGGTGATCCTGCCCTTCGCACAGCCGCTGCGCGAGCGGGCGGGGTTCCTTGTGCTCGGCGGCAACCTCTTCGACTTCGCCATCATGAAGCTGAGCGTCGTGTCCGACGAATTCCGCGACCGCTATCTGCGCGAGCCCGGCAACGAGGGTGTGTTCGAAGGGAAGGCCGTCGTGTTCGACGGGTCGGAGGACTACCACAAGCGCATCAACGACCCCGACCTTGGCATCGACGAGCGCACCATCCTGGTGATCCGCGGTGCGGGCCCGGTCGGCTGGCCGGGCTCGGCCGAGGTCGTGAACATGCAGCCGCCCGATGCGCTGTTGAAGCGGGGCATCCAGTCGCTGCCCACCATCGGCGACGGGCGGCAATCGGGCACCGCGGACAGCCCCTCGATCCTCAACGCCTCGCCCGAAAGCGCCGTCGGCGGCGGGCTGTCGTTGCTGCGCAGCGGCGACGTGATCCGCCTCGACTTGAACAGGGGCCGCTGCGACATGCTGGTGGATGAGGCCGAGATCGCGCGGCGCAGGGGCGAGCCCGCCCCGCCGGTGCCGGCCGATGCGACGCCCTGGCAGCGGCTCTATCGCCAGACGGTGACGCAGCTGTCTGACGGCGCGATCATCGAGGGCGCCGACGACTTTCGCGGTATCGCGCGGACCCTGCCGCGGCACAACCACTAG
- a CDS encoding NAD(P)-dependent oxidoreductase yields MTHSIAFLGTGLMGTPMVRRLLAAGFAVTVWNRDGSKAEALATDGARVAATAAEAAQGADIVFTMLSDGNAVGDVLFGQGAAEALKPGAVVVDTSSIAPKIARAHAEKLAERGIAHLDAPVSGGTVGAAAGTLAIMVGGDAATVESLAEVFAPLGRVTHVGPSGAGQVCKLANQQIVAVTIGALAEAMVLVEAGGASRAAFRDAIRGGFAESRILDLHGARMVERRFEPGGPSRLQLKDLDTALAVAADLGLTLPLTSDVREAFAGFVAGGGAELDHSALLLHLEAQNPKTGA; encoded by the coding sequence GTGACCCACTCCATCGCCTTTCTTGGCACCGGCCTGATGGGCACGCCGATGGTGCGCCGCCTGCTGGCCGCCGGCTTTGCCGTGACCGTGTGGAATCGTGACGGCAGCAAGGCCGAGGCCCTGGCCACGGACGGCGCCCGCGTGGCGGCGACGGCGGCCGAGGCGGCGCAGGGCGCGGATATCGTGTTCACCATGCTCAGCGACGGCAACGCGGTCGGAGACGTCCTGTTCGGGCAGGGTGCGGCCGAGGCGCTGAAGCCCGGCGCGGTGGTCGTGGACACCTCGTCCATTGCCCCGAAGATCGCCCGTGCGCACGCTGAAAAGCTGGCCGAACGCGGCATTGCCCATCTTGATGCCCCGGTCTCGGGCGGCACGGTGGGCGCCGCGGCGGGCACGCTGGCGATCATGGTCGGCGGCGATGCGGCGACAGTCGAAAGCCTCGCCGAGGTCTTCGCCCCGCTTGGCCGCGTCACCCATGTCGGGCCAAGCGGCGCCGGGCAGGTCTGCAAGCTGGCCAACCAGCAGATCGTCGCCGTCACCATCGGTGCGCTGGCCGAAGCGATGGTGCTGGTCGAGGCGGGCGGCGCCTCGCGCGCGGCCTTCCGCGATGCCATCCGCGGCGGCTTTGCCGAAAGCCGCATCCTCGACCTGCACGGCGCGCGGATGGTGGAGCGGCGGTTCGAGCCGGGCGGGCCGTCACGCCTGCAGCTCAAGGACCTCGACACGGCGCTGGCTGTTGCAGCAGACCTTGGCCTGACCCTGCCGCTGACCTCGGATGTGCGCGAGGCCTTTGCCGGCTTCGTTGCGGGCGGCGGCGCGGAACTGGATCACAGTGCGCTTCTGCTTCACCTTGAAGCGCAGAACCCTAAAACCGGAGCGTAG
- the denD gene encoding D-erythronate dehydrogenase yields MHVAIIGAAGMLGRKLALRIAAEGGIGGRAVERLTLLDVVAPAGLPGFVGPVETRIADLSLPGEAAALVATRPDMIFHLAAIVSAEAELDFDKGYRINLDGTRFLFDAVRLASQQDGYHPRVVFASSIAVFGAPLTYPIPDDFHTTPLTSYGTQKAIGELLLSDYSRRGFFDGIGIRLPTVCIRPGKPNKAASGFFSNILREPLLGREAVLPVPETVRHWHVSPRSAVGFLLHAATLDVETVGPRRNLSMPGLSATVGEQIEALRRVAGDKAVALIRREPDAMITRMCDGWAPGFEATRARALGFTAESSFDEIIRVHIEDELGVPCDPLHRLSWHRPDGHADGAPPAGRRLCRDRVES; encoded by the coding sequence ATGCATGTAGCCATAATCGGCGCCGCCGGAATGCTGGGGCGCAAGCTTGCCCTGCGCATCGCGGCCGAAGGCGGCATCGGCGGCCGCGCGGTCGAGCGGCTGACACTGCTCGATGTCGTCGCCCCGGCTGGCCTGCCGGGCTTTGTCGGCCCTGTCGAGACGCGGATCGCGGATCTTTCGCTGCCCGGCGAGGCCGCGGCGCTGGTCGCCACCCGGCCGGACATGATCTTCCATCTGGCCGCGATCGTCTCGGCCGAGGCAGAGCTGGATTTCGACAAGGGGTACCGCATCAACCTCGATGGCACGCGCTTCCTGTTCGACGCGGTCCGCCTTGCCTCGCAGCAGGACGGCTACCATCCGCGCGTGGTGTTCGCCTCATCCATCGCGGTGTTCGGGGCGCCCTTGACCTACCCGATCCCCGACGACTTCCACACCACGCCGCTCACCAGCTATGGCACGCAGAAGGCCATCGGCGAACTGCTGCTGTCGGACTATTCGCGCCGCGGGTTCTTCGATGGGATCGGCATCCGCCTGCCCACCGTCTGCATCCGGCCGGGCAAGCCGAACAAGGCGGCGTCGGGCTTCTTTTCGAACATCCTGCGCGAGCCGCTGCTGGGGCGGGAGGCGGTGCTGCCGGTGCCCGAGACGGTGCGCCACTGGCATGTCTCGCCGCGCTCGGCGGTGGGGTTCCTGCTGCACGCGGCCACGCTTGATGTCGAGACGGTCGGCCCACGCCGCAATCTTTCCATGCCGGGCCTGTCGGCAACGGTGGGCGAGCAGATCGAGGCGTTGCGCCGCGTGGCCGGCGACAAGGCAGTGGCGCTGATCCGCCGCGAACCCGATGCGATGATTACCCGAATGTGCGACGGCTGGGCCCCGGGGTTCGAGGCGACGCGTGCCCGCGCGCTCGGCTTCACCGCCGAAAGCAGCTTCGACGAGATCATCCGGGTGCATATCGAAGACGAGCTTGGGGTGCCTTGTGACCCACTCCATCGCCTTTCTTGGCACCGGCCTGATGGGCACGCCGATGGTGCGCCGCCTGCTGGCCGCCGGCTTTGCCGTGACCGTGTGGAATCGTGA
- a CDS encoding FadR/GntR family transcriptional regulator — protein sequence MSSFQQLSRTEHLPKRIAEEIGRGIAEGRFAAGDKLPTEHVLAQTFGVSRSVVREAIAELRNEGMVETRQGVGAFVTDPQRRATIRVEQARLADPVSLRNFFQLRLPLEVEAARLAARHRTPTEIVALDLALDGMVQARDWLDEGVKADLAFHRALAAATQNEFYVIFLGFIAEKTSTTINTLFPREMGAEIVQVTIGEHAAIHSAVVAGDAARAGGAMHRHLINSAARLGIALEAG from the coding sequence ATGTCATCATTCCAGCAGCTGTCGCGCACCGAGCACCTGCCCAAGCGCATTGCCGAAGAGATCGGCCGCGGCATCGCCGAAGGGCGGTTCGCAGCAGGCGACAAGCTGCCGACGGAACATGTCCTGGCCCAGACCTTCGGGGTCAGTCGGTCGGTCGTGCGCGAGGCCATCGCCGAGCTGCGCAACGAAGGCATGGTGGAAACCCGCCAGGGCGTCGGCGCCTTTGTGACCGACCCGCAGCGCCGCGCGACGATTCGGGTGGAACAGGCACGGCTCGCGGACCCGGTCAGCCTGCGCAACTTCTTCCAGCTGCGCCTGCCGCTGGAGGTCGAGGCCGCCCGCCTTGCCGCCCGCCACCGCACCCCAACCGAGATTGTGGCGCTGGACCTGGCACTGGACGGCATGGTCCAGGCCCGCGACTGGCTTGATGAGGGCGTGAAGGCGGATCTTGCGTTCCACCGCGCGCTGGCCGCCGCCACCCAGAACGAGTTCTACGTGATCTTTCTGGGCTTCATCGCCGAGAAGACCAGCACGACGATCAACACCTTGTTCCCGCGCGAGATGGGGGCCGAAATCGTGCAGGTAACGATTGGCGAACATGCGGCGATCCATAGCGCCGTGGTCGCAGGCGATGCCGCGCGCGCGGGCGGGGCGATGCACCGGCACCTGATCAATTCGGCAGCCAGGCTGGGGATCGCGCTCGAAGCTGGCTGA